The region GTTGCCGGGGATAACCTGATTTACTGGATACTTGCCAACGGCATTCCTTCATCCATCGGTGCAATGCTCGCTCTGGCCCACCCGATCACTATTCTTTCAGCCTTTGCCGCAGCGCCGATCACAAGCCTTACCCCGGTAATCGGCGCAGGTTATGTAACCGCCTTTGTTCAGGTCATGGTCTGTCCGCCTCTTGTCCGCGAATTCGAAGTTGTGCTCGAAGACATGGGGACCTTCAGCGGCTGGTGGAAAAACAAGGTCTTGCGGGTCTTTCTCGCCTTTCTGCTGCCGGGCTTCGGAAGTATGATCGGAACCTATATCGGCGGCTATGAGATTCTTTCAACATTATTTTCTTAATGGCTCAAGAGTATACAATACAGGTAGATGAAATTAACAATACAGGAATAAAAAGATAACATGGCTAAAACAAAACCAATACTACTCACCGGCAATCAGGCAAGATTCCTTCGGGGTCTCGGCCACCATCTCTCGCCCTTGGTCCATATCGGCAAGGAAGGGATTTCAAAAAACCTCATCGATTCAACAGGACAGGTGCTTCTCGCCCACGAATTGATCAAAGTGAAAGTCCAGGAAAACTGTCCGCTGGACAGAAAAGAGGTCGGACCGCTCCTTGCCGAGAAAACCGGCGCATCC is a window of Pseudomonadota bacterium DNA encoding:
- the yhbY gene encoding ribosome assembly RNA-binding protein YhbY, whose protein sequence is MAKTKPILLTGNQARFLRGLGHHLSPLVHIGKEGISKNLIDSTGQVLLAHELIKVKVQENCPLDRKEVGPLLAEKTGASVAQTIGRIILLYKENKDLNEDKKIKLPKK